The following nucleotide sequence is from Fundulus heteroclitus isolate FHET01 chromosome 24, MU-UCD_Fhet_4.1, whole genome shotgun sequence.
CAAAAGCCTGAAAACCTATTTTAAAGAAGTGAAATGGAAACCATGTTTTGGTTTTCAAACTGAAGGAAAAACCACCGTTGTCGTCCTGACCTGCATTTCCTCCTACTTGCTGCTGTGTCTTGGTTGTTGTTATTCTAAAGACAGATTTTCACTTCTGAAATGAAACGGGATCTGGTGACTTTTACCCGGATCTCCTGGGTCTTCACCTTGTCCCTTTTACTGGACTCAGCCCTGAAATCTTGGCCTTAACTTTGACCTTCTTTGACATTTTGATGTTCTCTAGCTTCCcaacgctcacacacacacacacactgcataAAAGACACTTGGCCATTTTATTGAATGTGCTTTTGAGGCCTTTATTGATCTGTGGGACCCATCTGTGCCCAAGCTGGAACTCCTTTGTTGAGGGCGTTTAGTTTTTGAAGCGCACCGGTCcctcctgctgcagaacagccacgaaaaattatgctttttttttttgaacagcTTAAAAGTTTCCCCCCCTTTCCCTCCAAATGGAATTACGGTCTCATTTTGGTCAGCTGCTTCAATGTAAATGTTACTCTGCCTGAAGGAGACGTTACTAAGTGAAGCTGCCATCAGGTTTTTCCCTGCTGTCtgtggagtaatggcttcttcctctctgagtggcctCTCGGCCCATGCCGGTCGACCCTCGCTGCAGCgtcagccagcatcttcacaaggtctttGGCTTTTCTTCTCAGGTAGAGTCCAACATTTTTATGCCAGAAGCCACGCGTCGCTGGGATGCAGAACCCGTATCCTTCCTGAACCGTTTGATGGCTGGATGTTCCCACACTGTTCGTTCTTGCATAGGATTGTTCAATGACCCTGGAAACTGGACCCAAGAGTAAACCAGGATTGTTGAAGCCCAAGGAGTGTTTGGGGTCTCGCCATTAAAATACACCCACAGTTGTGTCCCCAAGCTATACAAACGATGTGAATTAATCCATCCGAGGCTTTCAAAGCCATGACATCCTCACCGCGCTTTCCGACACCTTATACTGAATACtcaattctgattggctgcagggtgtcagTTAAAAAAACGTTATAGGACACCTGAACTATTTGACCTAAACTAAAAAAGTCCAGGTCAAATAGACTGATTGTTCTAAGGCTGGCTCAAACATTTGTTGGTAACGGCAAGGTAATTCACGCTGGTCACCTTGGCAATGCGTTACAACGAGAGATTAAAATGATCTCTCTGCCACTTCTAGTGAAAAAACTTGTGATTTTAACGGTAAAAAAAACCATTAAAGTATTAATAGTTGGTTTAATGTTTCTCTCTTTCATAAGTGACCATGTTATCAGCGGGATAGTACCCgacgaggtgtccattatcagaaattaatgggcAGAACCAACCGTCCAGTTCAAGTCTCCGCTTCATCCATTAATTTCTGCCAATGGACACCTCGTCGGGCATTATCCCTTACTTCTTCTTGGTGAATGTAAAGTTCTAAATttgaaaacaagtaaaaaaaaatcacccagAAGAACCATGTGTTGTTTTcaaggattctgattggctgactaAGGTTTAGCTTTGCGTTACACTGCCCCCTATGTGTTTGGCATGTCTAAAACAACACTCAGCGGCGTATTGCGTCATATGGATGGAAACTTTTCTGAAAACTATCCCAGGTGTAAGGTATTATTTTAGAACAACGATATGGgggagatatttgtttttataaagccTAGGCTGAGTGTTTACAAAGTCTTATGCTTGGAGCTTGATAGTCTTGACTTTTGAGATCTTTGATTTGGACTTAGACCTATTTCTGCACCCTCTTGGTGTCTGTTTAGGAGCAGTTTTAAATGACTAAAACCTTCTCTGTCACCTTGATAGCTCTGACCTacgtaaacaaaaaaataaatctttacgTTAATGTTGTTAGTCTTGACTTTTATTGGGCTTCACTTTGACATTTAGGTGGATCTTGCAGGCTATGTGGCCTTAGACCTAGATCTCGTTGACCTTTGATTCATTGATGACTTGAATGCTGACCAGAGATTGAGAAGTTAGCCTTAACTCAGATAACGCTGATAATCCTTTACTAGACCCTCTATCTAGGACAATGTTACTATTGGTCTTAGGAGTTCTGATTTCATGGTGCTGTTTGAGGTCTGGGACATTTTAATGGAGACAGAACAGTATGAATCTACAAGTCAGACAATAAgcttcattttctttcatttttcacTCGGGCAGGAACAAGCACAGCTATGTTTATCCTCAGGCCCCCCGAGGAAGAAACCAAGGAAAAGCTGAGAAGATTAGGGATGAAAATGTTCACCCAGCATACCTGACTTTAAGTCTAGAGGATCCCTCTGAGCAAAGTTTCAAACAAGCAGCTTGCTTGGCCACATGTGCTTGCTTTATTAACTTGTCGTAGCAAGAAAAAGACAATGTTGTGCAGAAATACATCAAACAAATCAGCTGCTACagtttactgaaataaaactaaGACTCCTTGGTGAAGTTCACCTTTAAAACTGCACATGAAAACGGTTTTATAGATACAATAGTATATCTGAGTGGAGGACAGCTGGGAATAAATACAGATGtggtcatttaaaaacattgttgcaTCACCGAAGTGAACTACATTTAACCAACAAACCCGGAAGAAACGGCCTTACATAtaatgttttgaaaagaaaatctacACGTGTGGGTTTCTGTCGTTAAGTAGTGTGTATCCTGAGAGGTTGATGGTCCCTGGCTTCATGAGGCCTTCTGGGATTTTGATGCCTTCTGaccctgaagacagaaaaaTATGAATAAGACATTTGAAAAAAGGAATTCGATGGAGATATCAACATAATCCTGACTTTTTGTGAGAAAAACTAAGAACCCACTTGTCTTATCTTTGGAACCTGTGCAAGTTCTCCAACTACTCAAGCTTGGACTTGTTCTTCTGTAATTACCTCActtgtaccttttttttaacttcatttACACAAACTATTAATTGAAAGGAATCCAATTAAAGTCAAATTCTGTAGCATTTATGGAACGGTGACAGCAGAGTGCAGCTTTTTGAGGAAACCTAGATGAGTGTAATGGAAATAAAGTCAAATGAGGTGTGACCACACATACAGAAAGTTGCTGGCTACTTGAAATGTCATGTAACAGTTTGTTCAAAAGCCTGACAGCGTTGACAGGAAGTGGGCAtcctgtgtgtgtttgacaTTGTGTGTCTTCTGTTACAAGTCTATGTGGAGTGATAACAGGAATTTGGTTTCAGTGGTTTTCATATGCTCAGCCTCTAGTTTCATTTATGTTCACTGACCTGAAACGCTGTACCAATAGACGTTATGGGAACTCAAAACTCTGTCTCACATTTTACTGACACAAAGCAGGacgaagttcttccaaaacgtCTGTGTGGACGTCTGTCTGACGGCTCTTTTGCCTTTTGGACACGGGAAGCTGAGACCCGAAGGCTTTTCCTGCATTCAAAGAACCTCTGAGGTGTAACATTTTCCCACAAAAGTGTCACATACCAAAGCCAGGTCTCACAAGAAGCCACCAGGTTCAAAATCGGGTCAGAAGGGCAGGCTCAAAAAGACATGGTCAGTAAGTTCCAGGCGAATGTCGCGAACGTCGTGAACGGTCCCGAAGTCCCGGGGCTGGAGCCAAGACAGAATCCTGAGGCAGGATCTAAATCAAAGTCCATTGTTGGGTCAAACTCTGACCCAAGGCCCAAGACCAGGCCATCTAGTTTTAAGATGGGGTTAGAGAGCcaatgcttgtttgtttcttcaAAAGATCCACGAGTCAGGTCGCAGGACAACACAGGCAGTGAAGGGTTCTAAGACCAGACGAACCAGGGTACAAGTGTTGAGCCAAGCCCTCATATAAAGATCCAAGTAGGGTCCCGACACATTTTCAAGACCCTTCAAGTCAGGTCCTCAGACAAGATACCTGTCTAAAGCTAACTTTAAAGGAAAGAGCAAGTCCAAAGTGTTGTTCCAGGGTGAAGCAATAAACTGCTGCTCGTGTGCTGGTACTTTCTACTAGAAGAAAACAACGGTGACGGGCCTAAAACCATTTTCTGTAACAGCACCAAGTCCCTTTTTCTCCAAAATAGAAAGTACTCTTCTGTAGTCTCgtgtctctgctccgtcttctctaGCCCCCGGTGAgttgtggcagatggccgttcacacagAGTCTGTTGGCACGTTTCTTCCTGTTGAAGGgagatttcctctccactgtcaccacatgcatgctcggagtgagggattgctgcaaagtcaaggactcgatgcaatctgacGGGTTTCCTCAGATAGAAAACTTGACTAAAGTTCTTTGAGATGACGTGCTGTGAcctggcgctatatgaataaactgcatttaattaCGTTAATAATCAAATATTCACCCTGTGTTAGCTTAGCTACATCTTAAAAACACTAGGATAAGTACTTAGCGAGCTAGCTTCCACACAGCTGACAtggtacattttttttctcattgttttCTAAAGACGATTGAAATGTTTCAGCCGTCAATCGCGATAAACTTCACACGTTTCTTACATTTGTTTCAGGCAGACTGACGGTCAGCTCAGTTGGAGTCTTTACAGCCAGACTCAACTTCTTCTTCCACAGGTAATAATACTCAACACACTCGGACAGGGACTTGGACCGAACCTGAACACGAACAGACAAAAAAACGGGTGATGTGATAAGGTGCCGAAGCCAGTATCCACGGAAAACCGGTGAGAGATTCAAACTCACAGCTTTCTGGATGCTGCTGAAGTCTTTGCGACTGCTCTGCAGGGATTTGACCAGCAGCTTCTTCTCTGCTGCGCTCCACCGAACACCTTCAGTACACGGTTGGTGTTAATGCCACATGTGCTCGCTGCATTGCTGCGTTCATTCATACATTACAGAGAGAGGCTGTATGACACGGCTGAACTCACCAGGTTGGTGGGGGGAGGTTTCAGGACTTGATAACAGCTTCTCCACCGTTAGCTGTGAGAAAGAACAGATAAATGCAACAATTAGCCCTGTTTAGACATCCAGGCACACCCTAACACCACGATGCGACCGGACAGAagccaaaacagaagaaattaaCCATTTTATCGTCATTTACTGGTAATTCCACTGCAAGGAAAGACTGGCAGGTGGAAAACGGCCCCCCTGTCTTATCCTAGTGtctttttaagcattttatgAATCAACAATTTAGgcataaatgaaataattaagtctattttctattttagaaACGTTTTCTAGAAGTTGGGCTTGTAGTTTGACAAATACATAAGTTATTTTGCTGGTGTTTAAATACCCAGTAATCATTTGTTACTTTTCTTTTAAGACATGTTTGTcttttggttattttgtgtgtttttgttatgaTTTCTCATGTTtctggtagtttttttttttcttggtgtttttctgatgtatttttttgttattttcaggTGTCTATATTTGCATCATTTCATCGTGGTTTTGCATCCCTTTTATCATTCTTTTATCTCTAGTTGAGTtgagttttttctctttttgaggTGAGTTTTGGCACTTTTGGCTTTTGCAGCGTCTTTTTATCTGTCTTTTCCTAAATTCAAATctctgtgtctgtttttttttttttttcttttaggacGATTTTTGGGTCTCTTTGTGTTGTCGTTTTTACTTTCTCTTTgtggaaatgtgtgtgtttgtattcttTTTCTACATGTTTGCTACATTTCTCATTGTCTTGAtgtatttttaaccttttggatagttttagatctttgtgtatttttcttttgcatttttctgtagatatatctgtgtcTATGTTTGAATATTACTGCTTTTTTGCCAAttcttttgttgtttcagtctcttggtgttttttttataataaatatttgtctttttggtCCCTTTTAACTAATTTAAGCAGCTTTACAGATGGTAAGAGTGTTCTATCGCCTTGGAGCCCTAGAAGGCCTATCAGCCAAACCATCTTTTGCGTCACGATGGTCCTCTTCATCATGATAAAACTGCTGAAAACAAATTGACAAACCATTTTTACAGACAAAGACCAGTTTCAGAAGCCAACAGACTGAGGGGCTTTACCAGGAAGTCTCCCTTGCACTCTGATAGCAGTTGGAGGGCGTACTCTGAGCTGGCACGAGCTCCTGGTACCACACTGGACCGAGCCATCATTAGCAGAGCCTCCACTGtaacagtagaataaaaaaaaaaaaaacatttaaatgtttaacccaataaccaaaaaaaagctgtttctgaaagtcttgatgttttattttcatgtatatGACCTCTCTGCTGGTTGACGGGACGCTCCAGCTCATCGTACGGCGTCCACAGCAGCAGTGCATTATGGGAGTCAGCCCGGGCATATTTTTTATCCCGTAAAGATGGGATCTCAGCCTGGAAGTTCTTGCCTAAATTGATCCTCCTGTAAATGCAAGCTCGCAGTTGGTAATGTGCaccttcagtaaaaaaaaaaaaagatggcttGAGAGGTGGAATACGTACGGTTTGATATCGATGTTTCCTGATGCTAGCTGCTCGGGCGAAGGATGGGCTGTCGCCAAAGAAAGGGGGCCAGCTACTTCACCTGTCCATCAGAGACACACCTTAACACCTGGATGTTGTCCACTCTGCCTTACCGCTCAGGATCTTTCAGGACTTACCGTGGAGCCGAATGGGCTCTGCTCTCTGCTGCCCCCTGAGGGCGAGGGAGCAGTACAGCCCCGACCCAGCCCTCTCAGGGCATAGCACTGGGGGAGGGATGTAGTGACCTAAATCAGCCGTGGTACACATGTCACCATCCTTGTTCCCTGCAGAGCCATCCTGCTCCCTCAGATGCATTAGGCTGCGATAGAGCACAGCGCCCCTGTAGGCTGGAGTGGGTATGACACCCTTCTTTTGCCCGGACCTTTCTCTGGTTTGGACAGGCACGGAGACGGGTATCACAAAGGATACTGGGCTTTGAGTGGGTGGGGAGGTTTCCTAAAGGACAACGAAATTAAAATCAACTCTCAACACCTTTTAAACTGTTATTTGTATTTTAGCCActaaggggggggggcaagCTTCCCCTAAAGTTATACACATTTGCACGAAATGCCATTTGGGACCTTAATGTGGACTTAATTACATTCCAACACCTAAACTGTGTTTAAATGTTGCGACTccttatatctatatataaaaaaaaaagaatgactcAAACTTAGTGTTGACCTTTTTCTGCCTCGTCGGCGATCTGAAGCCGCTGTGGGAGCGCATGTGGCCATTTAATGCTGGCAAACTCTTAAAGTCGCGTTTACACACTGTGCACAGGAGCCGGCACCTGCTGTCAGAAACACAACATGCAATTATCTCCATTTGAGACGTCACTGGCTTGACTGGTGCCACCAAAACAACATCCAGGGTACCTAGTGTCCACAGCTCCAGGGGCTCTTCTGTGCGGCGGCGGTTTCTCCTAAATATCAGCAGGGAACACAGATTTAAGCGCATTAATGCATCTGCTCCTATCGGTTTTCTGGTTTCttgcatcttttatttttaagatgaTACAAAACAGCATCATAACAAACCCAGTTCCAGTCTGCTGGGCTTTGGTTCCCTTTTCTCGGCCCTCTTCGTCCTCCTCCACACTCCTCCTTACAGCTCCGCCCCGCTGAGGGGCCCAGGGTCGGACCAGAACTGCTGCAGGGCGTCCCTCTTTCCTGAGGCGAGAAGCTGGTTTCAAGGGGGCTGGCGGTCGTCTCCTCCGCCGGTTCACTTTGACCCTGCAGGTGATGTTGGGTTCTCTGGTGAGGGTGTTGCTGAGCTTTGTCTGAGGATGGAAAGTAGCTGCTGGGTTCGTTCAGAGACAGGCCTGAGGTGGGATCCCTGTTCGGCTGCTTGGATGTTTGTTTGGGACCACCTGTCCGGTCTTTCCTGGGGTGCATCTGAGGGCTGAGGCTGGAGACTGTTGGGGTTTGAGGGTAGTGAGGACTGGGACCTGGGGTGGTCGGGCTACAGAAGGGCTGCTGGGTGTTGCTTCCAGGGTAACTTTCGTGGTAGAACTGGTTGTTGGGAAAGTCTTCAGCAGGGGGAGAGCTCCATCTCCCCATGGGATCTCCTGCAGAGGTGGACCCCAGAGGAGGGCACTGCACCTGGGCCAGGGTCGGTGACATGGGGTCCCACGGGTGCTGGCCCTGACCGGCCGGGTCGCTCTGGTCAAACATGCCACTGACGTGAATTGTGTGAGTGTTGTAGGCGTCGGTTGTCCTCTCCACTTCAGCCATATGGCGAGTGTCGCTGGTACCGTACGGGCTCTGAAGATGGATGTCCAGGGGGGACGACGACTGGTCCTGTTTTCCGGTTAGAAAGAAACTAATTATGGAGGGCGCCGTCAAAATTGCTGGCGCATCGGCATGCTCAGAAAGAGGATTTTTCTTACCTGGTAGGAAAAAACGCCTCCGTTGAGATAGCAGGACAGATCTGAGGACGCGTCACACTTGCTCCAGTCTGCATAATCCAACTCCGGTTCAGCATTTTGGCTGTAAAGGAAGTGCTGCGGTTGGGGGGTAAGGTGAGGGGAGGCAACGTGCGGACTGTGGAGGACTGGGGAGTTCACTTGAGGAGAACCAAGGTGATAAGAGGAGCCGACCTGGGCTGCGGGGTGGTGAGGAGAGGTTATCTGGGGCTGATAGAAGAGGGGAGAGGGGGATGCCTCCATCTGTGGCGACAGGTGGGGCGAGGTTACCTGGGGCTGTGCGAGGTGCGTGGAGGTCAGTGGGGATTGGGGGAACTGAAACGAGGATGGCTGGGAGCGAAGTCCGGGGTTCGGTGAGGAAACCTGTCGGGAACACATGTGAGGGGAGGTATTCTGGGGCGGATAAACATGAGGGGAGGTCAcctgaaacaaaaaggacatGTTTGAATCTAGGCAAATACTTGAAATTTGTCAAATAGTCATAGTACTGGTTGATTAAACAGAAACCTTGGCAGGAGAAGGGCTTCCATGGTTCCTGAACAAGGAGGTGGAGAAAGGAGGGAGGGAGTGGGAGCGAGAGGACTGGTGGACGATGGAGGGGGACGATGCCGGGAAGGTCCACAAGTCAGACATGTTTTCACGCGCGCACGCAGCTGTGGATCCTGAGTACACGAGCAGACATGAACATGGTTATATGTGCAGCAGGTGTGCTCTCTAGCTGGAGGACATCCTtagcagaacctgcagaagagaaaaGGGACATTTACAAACATCATCCTACTGAGAGAACCTCTCGTCTCTAAAAAAACAACCCGGCTCAGCCTagatttaaaataagataacatttATACTGTAGAACGGACTTAACTGAATCACGGAACTTTAGTTTGCAAAGCTGCATGTGAAGGAGCCACGAGATTTCTGGAACAACGTCGTTTagacagatgagaccaaagacGACATGTTTGACCACAAAGCACAGTGCGACGGTTTGAACGGCGTATTAACTGGCAAGCACGGAAGTGGTAGAGTCATGATTTGGTCTTGGTGTCAGTCAAGCACGGCTAAACTTTAAGTAAGACGGCGTCTATCCAAACGCTGAAGCTCGGCCCTAACTGGGCCACGCAGGCAATGACGCAACGATGTTCTCCGCAAGGACGCAGGAGGCTGATGCAGTCAGACAGAGAAATACTGGTTAGAGTTATCACGGCTAATTGTGCTTCAGCGAGCCATCTGTCCGTCAAAAGTCACCGCCTCCGGTCTGACCCAAGATCCTCCACCAGCTGCCGGCTCAGCTTCCCCACCTCCAGCGAAGCAAAGCCTCGAATCTGGCTCACACCTACTGGTTTCCGCTCTTTCTCTACACCCACCTGTTCAGTAGAACCTTAGCAACACCACGGTTCACGGTTTTCGGCCACGTTGACCTTCATCAGGCTGACTCCCAGACACGCGGCATTACCCACATGCTGCGGCAACTGCAGCCCGTAATTGATCCGGTTGAACCATTTAAGATCTCCAACATCTGCTGACATCAGCAAGATCTAAAGCTGTTAGCGTGTGGAAACCAGAAAGCTTTCATATGCCATATATGGACATCTGAAACTCATTACCATTGCTAAATGGACGCTTATGAGTTAAATAAATTGGCTGTAATCTCAAAGGTTACGTCTCAGCTTCACTATATTGTCCATTTACAGATGAGGGTCCCCCATGTAGACAGCTGTTGGGACCCAATATggagttttttggggggggaaagCAAGTGCATTAGAGGCACAATTTTTAATTAACGCAAATAATTCAAGACATTAACCGTTCTAAGTCATAATGGGCGCCAACAAGTGAAGAAGAGCGTCTCGTTAAGCGTCCAAGTGGAAGCAGAAACTTTCCACTGCGTTTGGTGGACATCCGTCTTAACGCTGCCGTGTTTCTGACATCTGGTTACGGCACTGAGCTTTTATTAGCGACTAGATCAGAGCACATCTCTTATTGGCGCTGATAAACAGACCACACAGAAGCTGCATGTATCTGTATGACTAAGTGTGAACGTGTGATAGCAGGACACCACTAAGAATTCACACCCAGAAATGATGAAAAACTGCTTCCTTCTCAGCAGCAActtttttaactttgtaaaaaagcagaaaagtacatttcatttgaaaaaccCTGAACAATTTTGTTCCGTTTACGGCCACGTTCCAGATTTTTAACTCGCTTTAAAAAGGAAGCTGATTAAAATCTTGTCACTGTCAGAATTTCCAAAGGAACCAGCTCGTTGTAGACTTTAAAACGGCTCAGGCTGTGGTCTCGTCTACAACTTCTCTTTGGATATTTTCAGATATGCTCAAATGAACCGTAGAACATCTTGGTTTAAAAATAcatgtaaagcacatttcacgAGTTATACACAGTTATATATAACAAACCAGCAGTAAAACAAGCTGTAAGTAACAATACCTAGAACACGAGAGCACACGCTAAAGTCCAAATGAACATTTCTCACCTGAAACATCACCGACTCCGACTTACTGACTCCGACTCGGTTTGTGTGAGTCGGGTTTTGTGTGTTTGCGTGTTGTCAGGAAGTGGTCACATGTTCTTCCTCTCTCTGGTCGACTCATTAGACTCTGAGCTTCTTCCTCATTATGGGGACTTTAGAGATCAACGAGCTCAAAAATAGAGCAGGCTCAAATTAAAATGCGGTTGAAAGAGAACAAAATATGTATACtctgagtatatatatatatatatatatatatatatatatatatacacccaGTGCTTTGCAGAGGTATTCACGATTCATGATTTCTTACCTCCCAACCTGGAGTTAAAGTGGACTGCTCCTCCATGTTGAGTGATTTCTGCTTGTAAACAGCAATCCTTAAGTCTAACCACATGTTCTCAATCTgaggtccagactttgactagaccgttACAGCACATTGTGTCCTGCTGAAGGGTGACCCTCCATCCCAGTCTCAGATCACAGACAGACTGACTTATAGCTCAATGAAAACAGAAGACAGAAGCAAAACACTATGAATACGAGTACGGGCCgtataaaaagtataaaatatcGACGCAAAAGGAACAGAAACCGCATAAGAAATATTGTGACATTTTGCcaggaatgtagcagcaaaccaaaaaacattttgtatgtacagaaagGAATATGTAGCAGTGGGGTGTATTCAAACAATGCAATGGACCAGGTGATGGTGCAGATACTACTCAGTGCAATACGAGTTCTTGTCCagaacatccccacagcatgatgctgccactgctttgtttcactgtggggacggGGTTTTGAGTTGATGGGATGTGTTAGGGTTTAGAGTTAGGAGGcagaaaagttacattttggtctcttCTGACCAGATCACTCTGACCTCCATACATTTGGGGAGTCGCCcacgtgccttttggcaaactctaAACTTTGCCTTCTCagttttaacacaagtaatgcCCTCCTGGCCCAGCCTGGAGGTTCTGGTGGGCGGCCCTCTCTTGCAGAGGCGGGGCTTAAGTAAGTAAAACCCTGCCTAGTTTTCCTTCATTCTGTTCACTCAACCAggtgattttaaaatgtaaactttagTCCCTGTCTCTGCTGTGAAGCTGGAAATGTAAACGCTTGGAACTGATCTTTCtggaagctttttatttttcggGAACCTGTGCTCTCTTgacaggtttgttgtggtaccaggTGCTTTCCATATGAAGATGGTGGAGTACCAAGAatttgtactcaagtaagagcagCACCACATAGTTTTACTCAAGCAAAAGTAAACGGTAGTCAGCCAAGCAATTACTCAAGAGTAAAAGAAGTATTCAGGAAGAAGGCCAGTCGAGTCCTGGGTAACTGATCGTAACAGctgattattaaatatttaaaaattatgcaaTCAGACAGACACAAATATAAGGTTAtatgcaaattctggtattttaatgacaaaatatccactaaagacaaaagaaacactttttctaaatcctttttttccccaacatacAACTTGAGAGCAATACTTACAacagttaatatatatatatagtgtgttaGAACGGTGTAAAGTACTTCCAGTGACAATATCTGCTGTTTACTGTTCATCGGACCTCCAAATGACTCactgagctcagcagatagaaaataacagtaaaataaaacttgtgtacaaataagagtTCTCTCTTTGACCTAAatctaggtttttgtctctgttgtatttttggttaaaacaagtttgttctttattcatgaagttactcacagcaggTAGAGGAGCCAGAATGTTTTATCAAGAGTAGCAATACTTGAgaaatattactcaagtaacaaGTACAGTGcggtaaaactactcctaaaagaacattttgttaaaaggttactcaagtaaatgtaactaagtaaatgtaactggttAGTATCCACCTCTGTCCAGCAGCACAACaaagatttggatatttttaCAACCTCACCCATTGTGTGCACAGACTTGCCGATTACAGaccattaaatcatttaaatatactaaaataacttttttcttttgtattaaaTACTCAAAACTGTATTGTTGCAATACACTAAGACAGACAGTAAAAATACAGCGAAAAACTATTTCCGGAACAGAACTATTGTCAGTCAAGAGGACGATTGACTCCGGAAACTTATTCAGGACGGACCAAAAGGAAACCCCGGTTCGAaaccttttat
It contains:
- the LOC105918785 gene encoding transcriptional-regulating factor 1-like isoform X1, with the translated sequence MSDLWTFPASSPSIVHQSSRSHSLPPFSTSLFRNHGSPSPAKVTSPHVYPPQNTSPHMCSRQVSSPNPGLRSQPSSFQFPQSPLTSTHLAQPQVTSPHLSPQMEASPSPLFYQPQITSPHHPAAQVGSSYHLGSPQVNSPVLHSPHVASPHLTPQPQHFLYSQNAEPELDYADWSKCDASSDLSCYLNGGVFSYQDQSSSPLDIHLQSPYGTSDTRHMAEVERTTDAYNTHTIHVSGMFDQSDPAGQGQHPWDPMSPTLAQVQCPPLGSTSAGDPMGRWSSPPAEDFPNNQFYHESYPGSNTQQPFCSPTTPGPSPHYPQTPTVSSLSPQMHPRKDRTGGPKQTSKQPNRDPTSGLSLNEPSSYFPSSDKAQQHPHQRTQHHLQGQSEPAEETTASPLETSFSPQERGTPCSSSGPTLGPSAGRSCKEECGGGRRGPRKGNQSPADWNWEKPPPHRRAPGAVDTSRCRLLCTVCKRDFKSLPALNGHMRSHSGFRSPTRQKKETSPPTQSPVSFVIPVSVPVQTRERSGQKKGVIPTPAYRGAVLYRSLMHLREQDGSAGNKDGDMCTTADLGHYIPPPVLCPERAGSGLYCSLALRGQQRAEPIRLHGEVAGPLSLATAHPSPEQLASGNIDIKPRINLGKNFQAEIPSLRDKKYARADSHNALLLWTPYDELERPVNQQRVEALLMMARSSVVPGARASSEYALQLLSECKGDFLLTVEKLLSSPETSPHQPGVRWSAAEKKLLVKSLQSSRKDFSSIQKAVRSKSLSECVEYYYLWKKKLSLAVKTPTELTVSLPETNGQKASKSQKAS
- the LOC105918785 gene encoding transcriptional-regulating factor 1-like isoform X2, with the protein product MSDLWTFPASSPSIVHQSSRSHSLPPFSTSLFRNHGSPSPAKVTSPHVYPPQNTSPHMCSRQVSSPNPGLRSQPSSFQFPQSPLTSTHLAQPQVTSPHLSPQMEASPSPLFYQPQITSPHHPAAQVGSSYHLGSPQVNSPVLHSPHVASPHLTPQPQHFLYSQNAEPELDYADWSKCDASSDLSCYLNGGVFSYQDQSSSPLDIHLQSPYGTSDTRHMAEVERTTDAYNTHTIHVSGMFDQSDPAGQGQHPWDPMSPTLAQVQCPPLGSTSAGDPMGRWSSPPAEDFPNNQFYHESYPGSNTQQPFCSPTTPGPSPHYPQTPTVSSLSPQMHPRKDRTGGPKQTSKQPNRDPTSGLSLNEPSSYFPSSDKAQQHPHQRTQHHLQGQSEPAEETTASPLETSFSPQERGTPCSSSGPTLGPSAGRSCKEECGGGRRGPRKGNQSPADWNWEKPPPHRRAPGAVDTRCRLLCTVCKRDFKSLPALNGHMRSHSGFRSPTRQKKETSPPTQSPVSFVIPVSVPVQTRERSGQKKGVIPTPAYRGAVLYRSLMHLREQDGSAGNKDGDMCTTADLGHYIPPPVLCPERAGSGLYCSLALRGQQRAEPIRLHGEVAGPLSLATAHPSPEQLASGNIDIKPRINLGKNFQAEIPSLRDKKYARADSHNALLLWTPYDELERPVNQQRVEALLMMARSSVVPGARASSEYALQLLSECKGDFLLTVEKLLSSPETSPHQPGVRWSAAEKKLLVKSLQSSRKDFSSIQKAVRSKSLSECVEYYYLWKKKLSLAVKTPTELTVSLPETNGQKASKSQKAS